The genomic region CCCCATAGGCCCCGAATGCCGCGATGAGTTCGATATCGCGGCACGTAGCGGGTTCCTGCGCCTTTGGGATCCGATGCCCGAACACCGCGATCGCGAACTCTGCCTCCGCCGCGAGGTCGTTCACGGCCAGGGTCAAGGCCTCCTTGGCCCACGCGAACTTCGTCGTCCCGCCATCGAGGGCCAGGTTCATCGAGTCGGATGCATCGAGGATGAACGCTAGCCTCTGCGGGGCCGCCCCCGCCGTCAGGGCGAGGGCACACAACACCACGAACAACAGGGTCTTCCTCATCGTCGCCTCCCTTGGCTCATCTTCATGTGTCCACTGCCGACGCCCCACGGGGCACTCCTCCGCGGGACAGCCGGGAGGAGTATAGCGGGGAATTCGTTCCTGATCTGTAATAGAAGCTACATTTCACGCACGGACGTACTTCCGGCCCGCCAGCTCCTGGATGTGGCCGGCGAGGACGAGGTCGAGGAGGATCCGGGAGACCTGGGCGTGAGGGAGGCCAGTGCGGGCTACGATCTCCGATGGGTCGAGGGGCTCCTGGGAAAGGAGGTCGTAGACGAGCTGGCTCTCCGGGGGGAGGAGGGGAGAGGGGGGGAGGGGCAATGCCGGCATCCCGAGCTCAGACAGGACATCCTCGACCGTGAGGACGGGCTTTGCCCCCTCCTGGATGAGGCGGTTTGTGCCCCGTGAGGCGTCCGACGTGATCGGGCCTGGGACGGCGAGGACCTCCTTCCCCTGGGCGAGCGCGTAGTCCGCGGTGATGAGCGCCCCCGATCGTTCGGGCGCTTCCACCACGACTACGGCCCGGGCCAGCCCGGCGATGATCCGGTTCCGGCGAGGGAAGGTCCATTGGGCACCGCGTGTCTCCCACGGGAACTCGGACAGGACTGCGCCGCGCTTGGAGATCTCCGCGATGCGGCGCTCGCTCCCCGCCGGGTACGGGTTACCGAGCCCGGAGCCCAGCACGGCGATCGTGCGCCCGGCGGACAGGGCGCCGTCGTGGGCGGCGGTGTCGATCCCCGGGGCGAGCCCCGACACCACGGTCACCCCCCGGCCGGCCAGTTCCGCCCCCAGCTTTCTCGCCACGAGCCGGCCGTAGCTCGTACAGCGACGGGTGCCCACGATCGCCACGGCACACCCGTCGCGGGAGCCCTCCCAACGGCCGAGCATGTACAGGACCGGCGGGGAGGCGGGGATCCCCCGGAGGGGAGGCGGGTAGTCCGGGTCGTCGTGGGTGAGGATCCGCGCCCCAGCCCGCTCCGCCAGCGCGAGCTCCCGCTCCGGGTCCGCGGCCTGGCGTTCGGAGAGGACCTTGTCCCCCACCTCCTGCCGGAGGTCCGCGGGGAGCCCTTCCCCGAGGCAAAGCCACGCCTCGACCGGTCCCCCGCACCGCCGCAGGAGGAGGTCCCGCCGTCGCGGGGTCAGGGACGGGAGGAGGTTCAAACCCACCCACGCCAGCTTGCGGTCCATCACGGTGATGGTAGCCGCCCCCGCCCGGCGTGGGGTAGGATGGGCGTCAAGGAGGGCGGACATGGCACGGCATGTAGGGATCGTTGCTCTGGTGGTGGGGATCGTGGGCGCGGTGGGGGCTTCCCAGGGTGTGGTCGCGGGCAACTTCGACGAGCACGCCCTGGCGCGGGTGGGGGCGGAGACGTTCGCCGTGGCCCAGGGGCGGACGGTGGAGATCCGGTCGTGGGCGGACCCCAGCCGGGCCAGCCGGACTCTGCAAGGAGCGGAGGCGTTCGTCGTCTCCCTCGCTGCCTCCCCCGATGGCCGGCTGATCGCGGCGGGGGACAAGGACGGGCACATAATGGTGTGGGAGATCGCCTCGGGCAAGCTCCTCATGAAGGAGTACGCCCACCGGTTCTCGGTGTGGACGGTGGCGTTCTCGCCGGACGGGACGCTCCTCGCCTCGGGGGGGTTCGACAGCACGGTGCGCCTGTGGGACACGAGCTTGTGGATCGAGGTCGGGCTCCTCATCGAGCCCCGGCTTGTGAATGCGGAGTACAAGAACCGGGCCCACATGGGGTGGGTGCGGTGCGTGACCTTCTCCCCCGATAGCAGGACCCTCGCCACGAGCGGCTGTGACGGGTACGTGCGGGTCTGGGATGTGGATACGCTCCGGCTCAAACGGGATGCGATCCAGGCCGGGATCAACGTGTACTTCGTGGCCTTCTCTCCCGATGGGCAATTCCTCGGGTGCGTCACTAACCCTGGCGAGATCCGAATCTACCGCACCGACACGTGGGAAGAGGCGCTGCGGCTCCGCGCGGAGAGGGTGAGCGGCGGGAGAGCGAGTTCTGTGTACGTGATGGCCTTCTCCCCGGACGGGAAGAGGATCATCTGCGGCGGGTTCTCGAACAAGGTCGAGGTGTGGGACCTGGCGTCACGGGCGATGATCTCCGAGCACCCCGGCCACACGGACAGCATCTGGGGCCTCGTGGTGTTCCCCGATGGCGAGCGGGTGGTGACGACGTCGCGGGATAAAAGCATTTGGCTGTGGAGGATCGGGGGCTAGCTGCGCGGGGGGAGCGGGTGGTGGCCTGCCAAGTCTGCCCGCGGCTCGTCTCCTACCGGGCGGCGGTGGCCCACGCGAAGCGCCGTTCGTTTCGGGAGGAGGTCTACTGGGGTCGTCGGGTTCGGGGATCCTCGCGCGCGGCTTCTCATTGTGGGATTGGCCCCGCTCCCCACGGCGCGGGGGACTTCCTCATGGGCTCCCTCCACCGGGCCAGCCTCGCCCTGGGACGGATCGCGTTCGACGGGTGCGGACGCGCTCTGCGCGAGCTCGGGGCCGACGGACGCCTGCTCCCCTTCGCTCCCGGAGCGAGCTACGCGCCGGGCGCAGGGCTCCCGACCCTCGTTGCCTCCTCCCATCCTTTGCGGCAGAACACCCAGGCCGGCCGGCTCACCGTGGCGATGTTCGATCGAGCGCTGGCCCGTGCCCTGTCTCCTCCCGCGCCGCCTTGAGGAAGAGGATCCCGCCTGCGGCGAAGAGGGACCACAGCCCGAACCCCGGGCCCACCGGAAGCGACGCACCGGGGAGGGACGAAAGCCACCGCACCACGGCGAGGTAGGGACCGACGAGGACCCGTTCCGCCACGAATCCGAGCGGCAGAGGAACGGGGAGCGCGGCGAGGGAGAGGAGGAGGATCCCACCCCATAGGATCGCCCCCGTCCACGGGACGAGGACGAGGTTTGCGAGCACCCCGTACAGGGAGACGTAGCCGAACACGGTTCCAACGATCGGGACTGCCCCTGCTTGAGCACAAAGGGTCACCGCGGCGGTATCCGCGGCCCAGCGGACCAAGCGAGGGAGCTTTCCGCGCACCGCGGATTTTGTCCATCCGGGGAGGAACAAGAGGATCCCCGCCGTAGCGAGGAACGAGAGCTGGAAGCCCGCGTCGAACGCCGACCATGGCCACAGCGTGAGGACGACGATCGCCGCGAGCGCAA from Candidatus Bipolaricaulis anaerobius harbors:
- the dprA gene encoding DNA-processing protein DprA gives rise to the protein MSALLDAHPTPRRAGAATITVMDRKLAWVGLNLLPSLTPRRRDLLLRRCGGPVEAWLCLGEGLPADLRQEVGDKVLSERQAADPERELALAERAGARILTHDDPDYPPPLRGIPASPPVLYMLGRWEGSRDGCAVAIVGTRRCTSYGRLVARKLGAELAGRGVTVVSGLAPGIDTAAHDGALSAGRTIAVLGSGLGNPYPAGSERRIAEISKRGAVLSEFPWETRGAQWTFPRRNRIIAGLARAVVVVEAPERSGALITADYALAQGKEVLAVPGPITSDASRGTNRLIQEGAKPVLTVEDVLSELGMPALPLPPSPLLPPESQLVYDLLSQEPLDPSEIVARTGLPHAQVSRILLDLVLAGHIQELAGRKYVRA
- a CDS encoding WD40 repeat domain-containing protein, which codes for MARHVGIVALVVGIVGAVGASQGVVAGNFDEHALARVGAETFAVAQGRTVEIRSWADPSRASRTLQGAEAFVVSLAASPDGRLIAAGDKDGHIMVWEIASGKLLMKEYAHRFSVWTVAFSPDGTLLASGGFDSTVRLWDTSLWIEVGLLIEPRLVNAEYKNRAHMGWVRCVTFSPDSRTLATSGCDGYVRVWDVDTLRLKRDAIQAGINVYFVAFSPDGQFLGCVTNPGEIRIYRTDTWEEALRLRAERVSGGRASSVYVMAFSPDGKRIICGGFSNKVEVWDLASRAMISEHPGHTDSIWGLVVFPDGERVVTTSRDKSIWLWRIGG